One genomic window of Paeniglutamicibacter sp. Y32M11 includes the following:
- a CDS encoding Gfo/Idh/MocA family protein: MDLKVGVVGFGLRSGLYKHAHRPGQGSVVAMVCDTSERGRADAAAKLPEAVITADLDELLNAGLDAVLVLTPDNQHALVAKRTLEAGIATFCEKPLDVTLDAVDELLETAFSSGTRLYVGHNMRHMPVIRQMREIIESGAIGTVKAVWCRHFVGNGGDYYFKDWHAERKNTTSLLLQKGAHDIDVIHWLAGGYTESVAALGDLAVYGAVESRRDNTDRRMGDWFSLENWPPAAQQDLNPIIDVEDISMMQMKLDNGVLASYQQCHFTPDYWRNYTVIGTAGRLENFGDDAGNIIKVWNTRSQDGYVDADIEVEIEAVDGGHGGADPRLIAEFLRFVKEGGPTDTSPVAARAAVAAGVLATESLRTDGSARSVPPLRAELLAYFAANQERVNA; encoded by the coding sequence GTGGATCTCAAAGTAGGTGTCGTCGGCTTCGGCCTGCGCTCCGGTTTGTACAAGCACGCCCACCGTCCCGGTCAGGGCTCGGTGGTGGCCATGGTGTGTGACACCTCCGAACGCGGCCGTGCGGACGCCGCCGCCAAGTTGCCCGAGGCCGTGATCACCGCCGACCTCGACGAGCTGCTAAACGCGGGACTGGATGCGGTGCTGGTACTGACCCCCGATAACCAGCACGCGCTGGTTGCCAAGCGCACCCTTGAGGCCGGCATCGCCACGTTCTGCGAAAAACCGTTGGATGTCACCCTGGATGCCGTGGACGAGTTGCTGGAGACGGCCTTCAGCTCCGGAACCAGGCTCTACGTCGGACACAATATGCGCCACATGCCAGTGATCCGCCAGATGCGCGAGATCATCGAGTCCGGCGCCATCGGGACCGTGAAGGCGGTGTGGTGCCGACACTTTGTGGGCAACGGAGGGGACTACTACTTTAAGGACTGGCACGCGGAGCGCAAGAACACCACCAGCCTGCTGCTGCAAAAAGGTGCCCACGACATCGACGTGATTCACTGGCTGGCAGGTGGCTACACCGAGTCGGTCGCAGCGCTCGGGGACCTGGCGGTCTACGGCGCTGTCGAATCGCGCCGGGACAACACCGATCGGCGCATGGGGGACTGGTTCTCGCTGGAGAACTGGCCCCCGGCGGCGCAGCAGGATCTGAACCCGATCATCGACGTGGAAGACATTTCCATGATGCAGATGAAACTGGACAACGGTGTGTTGGCCTCCTACCAGCAGTGCCACTTCACCCCCGACTACTGGAGAAACTACACCGTCATCGGCACCGCCGGACGACTGGAGAACTTCGGTGACGACGCGGGCAACATCATCAAGGTGTGGAACACCCGCAGCCAGGACGGTTATGTTGATGCCGACATCGAGGTGGAGATCGAGGCGGTTGACGGTGGGCACGGTGGTGCCGATCCGCGCCTGATCGCCGAATTCTTGCGCTTCGTCAAGGAAGGCGGGCCGACGGATACCTCACCGGTGGCGGCCCGGGCGGCCGTTGCGGCGGGCGTGTTGGCCACCGAATCCCTGCGCACCGACGGTTCGGCCAGGTCCGTCCCGCCGCTCAGGGCGGAATTGTTGGCCTACTTCGCGGCTAACCAGGAGCGGGTGAACGCCTAG
- a CDS encoding LysR family transcriptional regulator gives MEVHQLQILRELGDLGSVKAVASALYVTPSAVSQQLALLQRNIAVPLTRKEGRNLVLTEAGEVLAAAGASVISSLAAARAAIGEFQESPAAPVSVAGFHSVGQALFGPLLAKLDAHGAPVPQFFDEDVAQQDFPALTARYDLVLAHRMDHSPPWPENKVVVSALAHEPLDIALPAGHRLAAKNTLLPADLAGERWVISREGYSPADVLTAISAVTGTAPLIIHRINDYATVAALVAAGDVLGIIPRYTAGSTLGRSVVLRPLEGIANRRRIDLLARPESMHRRSVQLVLTAITQAMTELSEK, from the coding sequence ATGGAAGTCCATCAGTTACAGATCCTGCGCGAACTGGGCGATCTTGGCTCGGTCAAGGCCGTAGCCAGCGCCCTCTACGTCACACCATCGGCGGTATCCCAGCAATTGGCCTTGCTCCAACGCAACATTGCGGTGCCACTGACGCGCAAGGAAGGCCGGAATCTGGTCCTCACCGAGGCAGGTGAGGTGCTGGCAGCTGCCGGCGCCTCGGTCATCTCGTCGCTGGCCGCAGCACGCGCGGCGATCGGCGAGTTTCAGGAAAGCCCGGCCGCCCCGGTATCCGTCGCCGGATTCCACTCCGTGGGCCAGGCCCTCTTCGGTCCCCTACTGGCCAAATTGGACGCCCACGGTGCACCGGTGCCGCAGTTCTTCGACGAGGACGTCGCCCAACAGGATTTCCCCGCGTTAACGGCCCGCTACGACCTGGTGCTGGCCCACCGCATGGATCACTCCCCTCCGTGGCCCGAGAACAAGGTGGTGGTTTCCGCGCTCGCCCACGAACCGTTGGACATCGCGCTGCCGGCCGGACACCGACTTGCTGCCAAAAACACCCTGCTCCCCGCGGATCTGGCCGGCGAGCGCTGGGTGATCAGCCGCGAGGGGTACTCCCCCGCCGATGTGCTCACGGCCATCAGTGCCGTAACTGGTACGGCACCACTGATCATCCACCGCATCAACGACTACGCAACCGTGGCGGCACTCGTCGCCGCCGGGGACGTGCTGGGCATCATTCCGCGCTACACCGCGGGATCCACTCTCGGTCGCTCCGTCGTCCTTCGGCCATTGGAAGGCATCGCCAACCGGCGGCGCATCGATTTGTTGGCGCGACCCGAATCCATGCACCGCCGCAGTGTGCAGCTAGTTCTCACCGCCATCACCCAGGCCATGACCGAGCTCAGCGAAAAATGA
- a CDS encoding helix-turn-helix transcriptional regulator, whose amino-acid sequence MTGKLLLALMVGVEELLKALADPTRAVILDELVEHTGQTLFEICNRLASRHGINPSRQAISQHLQVLEAAGLVRSERMGRYKFHYVDTSPLLRIAQRWPDTGLPAASEQETINSTTDPGGPRTGVEPSSKGKKP is encoded by the coding sequence TTGACAGGCAAGCTGCTACTTGCCTTAATGGTGGGTGTGGAAGAGCTGTTGAAGGCACTGGCGGACCCGACTCGGGCGGTAATTCTGGACGAGTTGGTGGAACACACCGGCCAGACACTATTTGAGATCTGCAACAGGTTGGCCTCGCGGCACGGCATTAACCCAAGTCGCCAGGCGATCTCTCAACACCTGCAGGTGCTCGAAGCGGCCGGGCTGGTGCGCAGTGAGCGCATGGGCCGCTACAAGTTTCATTACGTGGACACCTCGCCGTTGCTCCGGATCGCGCAGCGCTGGCCGGACACCGGGCTGCCAGCCGCGTCGGAGCAGGAAACCATCAACAGCACCACGGACCCGGGCGGACCACGTACCGGCGTTGAACCGTCATCGAAAGGCAAAAAACCATGA
- a CDS encoding ABC transporter ATP-binding protein, which produces MVVLVSNRRRRSYAGETLGVIGESGCGKSTLARVLAGLEKPTEGQVFFRGQDINGLKGDERREMRRNIQLIFQDPYSSLNPRMTVEQLVGEPYEIHPEVAPKAGRRAKIRELLELVGLNPNHADRYPHNFSGGQQQRIGIARGIALNPKMLICDEPVSALDVSVRAQVVNLLDDLQKELGLSYLFIAHDLQIVRHIADRVATMYLGRVVELGGYGDVYDRTAQPYTQALLSAAPELRRNDGTDRERIVLQGDPPSPIDPPTGCRFHNRCPMAQQICAKKEPELIRISDTHVSRCHFALDISAG; this is translated from the coding sequence ATCGTCGTATTGGTCTCGAACAGGCGGCGAAGATCGTATGCCGGGGAGACCCTGGGCGTGATCGGGGAGTCGGGCTGCGGCAAGTCCACGCTCGCCCGAGTGCTGGCGGGCTTGGAGAAGCCGACCGAGGGGCAGGTGTTTTTCCGTGGGCAGGACATCAACGGACTCAAGGGCGATGAACGGCGCGAAATGCGCCGGAACATCCAGTTGATTTTCCAGGACCCCTACTCCTCGCTGAACCCGCGGATGACCGTGGAACAACTGGTCGGCGAACCCTACGAGATCCACCCGGAGGTGGCCCCGAAGGCGGGACGTCGGGCCAAGATTCGGGAGCTGCTGGAACTGGTCGGGCTGAACCCGAACCATGCCGATCGCTACCCGCACAACTTCTCCGGTGGGCAGCAGCAACGCATCGGCATCGCCCGCGGCATTGCCCTGAATCCGAAGATGCTCATCTGCGACGAGCCCGTCTCGGCTCTGGATGTCTCGGTGCGAGCCCAGGTGGTGAATCTGCTTGATGACCTGCAAAAGGAACTGGGGCTGAGCTACCTGTTCATCGCCCACGATCTGCAGATCGTTCGGCACATCGCCGACCGGGTGGCCACCATGTACCTGGGCCGGGTGGTCGAGCTGGGCGGTTATGGCGATGTCTACGATCGCACGGCGCAGCCCTACACCCAAGCCCTGCTGTCGGCCGCGCCCGAGCTGCGCCGCAACGACGGCACCGACCGCGAACGGATCGTGCTGCAGGGAGACCCTCCCTCGCCCATCGACCCGCCGACGGGCTGCAGGTTCCACAACCGTTGCCCCATGGCCCAACAGATCTGCGCGAAGAAGGAACCGGAGCTGATCCGGATCAGCGACACCCATGTGTCGCGGTGCCACTTCGCACTGGATATCTCCGCCGGTTAA
- a CDS encoding aminoglycoside phosphotransferase family protein: MTLPERTLRPPADVAINESLVRDLLRAQFPHLAGLRLEFADNGWDNVTYRLGSDLAVRLPRRESAHALLLNEVRWLPFLAPRLPLPIPAARHRGKPGEGYPYHWAVVPWLPGNSAATVSAEVRDGYCASLAAFFGALHVPAPADAPRNPVRGVPLKNRDDAVRGRIQGMQEPERSRLLSIWDRGLAAVEHTGPRLWLHGDPHPHNVLASGGALSAVIDFGDMTAGDPASDLAVAWLHFTSRGRTKFMERLAGDALYSPGIWVRARAWAVNYAVLMSGLPPDDALHTVGVHGIEQLLAED; this comes from the coding sequence ATGACCCTCCCGGAGCGCACACTCCGGCCACCGGCCGACGTCGCCATCAACGAGTCGCTGGTGCGGGACTTGCTACGCGCCCAATTCCCGCACTTGGCCGGCTTGAGGCTGGAGTTCGCCGACAATGGCTGGGACAACGTGACCTACCGGTTGGGCAGCGATCTTGCGGTTCGCCTGCCGCGCCGGGAGTCCGCACATGCGTTGCTGCTTAACGAGGTGCGCTGGCTGCCTTTCCTCGCACCCAGGTTGCCTCTGCCGATCCCTGCGGCGCGGCACCGGGGGAAACCGGGGGAGGGCTATCCGTACCACTGGGCGGTGGTGCCCTGGCTGCCGGGGAACAGCGCTGCCACGGTGTCGGCGGAAGTCCGGGACGGCTATTGCGCATCGCTTGCCGCATTCTTCGGGGCACTGCATGTTCCAGCCCCGGCGGATGCACCACGGAACCCGGTGCGCGGGGTGCCGCTGAAAAACCGGGACGATGCAGTTCGCGGCCGGATTCAGGGAATGCAAGAACCCGAACGCAGCAGGTTGCTGAGCATCTGGGATCGCGGACTGGCCGCGGTGGAACACACCGGGCCGCGGTTGTGGCTCCATGGGGATCCGCACCCGCACAACGTCTTGGCCAGCGGCGGAGCGCTGAGCGCGGTGATTGATTTTGGCGATATGACCGCCGGGGACCCGGCCAGTGATTTGGCCGTGGCCTGGCTGCACTTCACCTCCCGGGGACGGACGAAATTTATGGAGCGGCTGGCCGGAGACGCGCTGTATTCGCCCGGAATCTGGGTGCGGGCCCGGGCCTGGGCGGTGAATTATGCGGTGCTGATGTCGGGGTTGCCGCCCGATGATGCCCTGCACACCGTCGGGGTGCACGGCATCGAGCAACTACTCGCCGAGGACTAG
- the tdh gene encoding L-threonine 3-dehydrogenase: MKALYKSGPHAGFELVDRPEPIAGFHDVKIRVMTAGICGTDLHIQAYDDAAKAMIKAPMIPGHEFYGEVVEIGENVSTVKVGDRVSGEGHVVCGMCRNCRAGRRQMCINTVSVGVQRDGAFAEYVVIPEANVWVHHDESITPELGAIFDPFGNAVHTALSFPLVGEDVLITGAGPIGLMAVAVARHAGARKIAITDVSPQRLELARGMGADIAIDVAKTRIKDAQRELGMREGFDFGMEMSGHPTALPEMIENMNHGGHISMLGLPSSSINIDWGKVVTHMLTLKGIYGREMFETWYAMSAMLTSNPVLRERISSVVTDYLPATQWEKGFDAARSGHGGKVVLDWTVF, encoded by the coding sequence ATGAAGGCACTGTACAAATCCGGACCACACGCCGGATTCGAACTTGTTGACCGTCCCGAACCCATCGCCGGCTTCCACGACGTTAAAATCCGCGTGATGACCGCCGGGATTTGCGGCACCGACCTGCACATCCAGGCCTATGACGACGCGGCCAAGGCCATGATCAAGGCACCGATGATTCCGGGTCACGAGTTCTACGGCGAGGTCGTCGAGATCGGCGAAAACGTCTCCACCGTGAAGGTCGGTGATCGCGTGTCCGGCGAGGGCCATGTGGTTTGTGGCATGTGCCGAAACTGCCGAGCAGGACGCCGCCAGATGTGCATCAACACCGTCTCGGTGGGTGTTCAGCGTGATGGCGCGTTTGCCGAATACGTGGTGATCCCCGAGGCCAACGTCTGGGTCCACCACGACGAATCCATCACCCCGGAACTTGGCGCGATCTTTGATCCCTTCGGCAATGCGGTACACACCGCGCTGTCCTTCCCGCTGGTCGGCGAGGACGTGCTGATCACCGGTGCTGGCCCCATCGGGCTGATGGCTGTGGCCGTCGCCCGCCATGCCGGTGCGCGCAAGATCGCCATCACCGACGTCTCCCCGCAGCGCCTAGAACTGGCTCGCGGCATGGGCGCGGACATCGCCATCGACGTGGCCAAGACCCGCATCAAGGATGCCCAGCGCGAATTGGGCATGCGTGAGGGCTTTGACTTCGGCATGGAAATGTCCGGACACCCCACGGCCCTGCCGGAAATGATCGAGAACATGAACCACGGCGGCCACATCTCGATGCTGGGACTGCCCTCCAGCTCCATCAACATCGACTGGGGCAAGGTCGTCACCCACATGCTCACCCTCAAGGGCATCTACGGCCGCGAGATGTTCGAGACCTGGTACGCCATGAGTGCCATGCTCACCTCCAACCCGGTGCTGCGCGAACGCATCTCCTCCGTGGTCACCGACTACCTGCCCGC
- a CDS encoding HNH endonuclease signature motif containing protein has product MSTAAAIALLAGDRKDPRYPATPDDELRAYTALALALEELGPRITKHTTSPTDAAYFVQIVERAHRSIGFAQLSATGLAQRTLIHELSVDTWVGINRCLADPPAYIAGTIDVPEAPTTPPKGRTTFKNTVEFLQNTFHISFFEARDRVQAATRLFPGTDVHGIEHPPQFPLLAEALAGGKASPQQLADAAKKLVRLQPEIKQYPNSDELAAQLESQVAESVREQDPRTTNRLFSAIEVALAGGVEEPSEEVLRARLGIFCRGTKDGLAEFILRTRAADAEALLALFAQMDNPRTKAGDRDALLRQAGNIWNGSNGSNGSNGSNGSMRSPEADASDAGNRTPSGSAPSLPDYPDFLVDPATGLPMTDPAEANKLTLEPVPTEANVLEAMNNTDYGSDGLTPPQRHLQGLMNLIKTNGKAANGTKTAGLPSPEIFIITTLAELEGKAAQSGITLHGQKYTPAELRHALCIGGAIPITMNGEGRILDLGTAQRFFPEYMRKAILAVYGGCIFPGCTVPPEHCEIDHDEEAAKGGPTEINGGRPFCSGHHHAKHTGQIRVVRDTDGLFSVILPEFMDPEQKPRRNTYWRQPPAAPPLF; this is encoded by the coding sequence ATGAGCACAGCAGCAGCCATCGCCCTACTTGCGGGAGACCGCAAGGATCCGAGGTACCCAGCGACCCCGGACGATGAGCTGCGTGCCTACACAGCCCTGGCGCTGGCCCTAGAAGAACTCGGGCCGCGCATCACCAAGCACACCACCTCGCCCACCGATGCCGCCTATTTCGTCCAGATCGTCGAACGCGCCCACCGCAGCATCGGATTCGCCCAGCTTTCGGCCACCGGACTTGCCCAGCGCACTCTAATCCACGAGCTGTCGGTCGACACCTGGGTAGGAATCAACCGGTGCCTCGCGGACCCACCGGCCTACATCGCCGGAACCATCGATGTGCCCGAAGCGCCCACCACCCCTCCGAAGGGGCGGACCACCTTCAAAAACACCGTCGAATTCCTGCAAAACACGTTCCATATCAGTTTCTTCGAGGCCAGGGACCGGGTGCAGGCGGCCACGCGCTTATTCCCGGGTACCGATGTCCACGGCATCGAGCATCCCCCGCAGTTTCCACTTTTGGCCGAGGCACTCGCGGGCGGCAAGGCCTCACCGCAGCAGCTTGCCGATGCCGCCAAAAAGCTAGTGCGCCTGCAGCCGGAGATCAAGCAATATCCAAACTCCGATGAACTGGCAGCCCAGCTGGAATCCCAAGTGGCCGAATCCGTACGAGAACAAGATCCCCGCACCACCAACAGGCTGTTCAGCGCCATCGAGGTGGCCCTCGCAGGGGGCGTCGAGGAACCCTCGGAGGAGGTCCTGCGCGCCAGACTCGGCATATTCTGCCGCGGCACCAAGGACGGATTGGCCGAGTTCATCTTGCGCACTCGGGCGGCCGACGCCGAGGCCCTGCTGGCGCTCTTTGCCCAGATGGACAACCCGCGGACGAAGGCCGGGGACCGCGACGCATTGCTCCGGCAGGCGGGAAATATTTGGAACGGTTCCAACGGTTCCAACGGTTCCAACGGTTCCAACGGTTCCATGAGATCACCGGAAGCCGATGCCAGCGACGCCGGGAACCGCACGCCATCGGGCTCCGCACCTTCGCTCCCGGATTACCCCGATTTCTTAGTCGATCCGGCAACTGGCCTCCCGATGACAGATCCCGCCGAAGCCAACAAGCTCACCCTAGAACCGGTGCCCACCGAAGCAAACGTCCTCGAGGCCATGAACAACACCGACTACGGCTCCGACGGCCTCACTCCACCCCAACGACATCTGCAGGGGCTGATGAACCTGATCAAGACCAACGGAAAAGCAGCCAACGGAACCAAGACCGCGGGTCTCCCCTCACCGGAAATCTTCATCATTACGACGCTGGCCGAGCTCGAGGGCAAAGCGGCGCAATCCGGGATCACGCTGCACGGGCAAAAATATACACCTGCGGAGCTCAGACATGCCTTATGCATCGGCGGGGCCATACCCATCACGATGAACGGGGAGGGCCGGATTCTGGATTTGGGCACCGCACAGCGCTTCTTCCCCGAATACATGCGCAAAGCAATCCTCGCCGTCTATGGCGGCTGCATCTTTCCGGGGTGCACCGTGCCACCGGAGCATTGCGAGATCGACCACGACGAAGAAGCGGCCAAGGGTGGGCCCACCGAGATTAATGGTGGCAGACCCTTCTGCTCCGGACATCACCATGCCAAGCACACCGGACAGATCCGCGTCGTGCGTGATACCGACGGTCTCTTTTCCGTCATCCTGCCCGAGTTCATGGATCCCGAACAGAAGCCACGGCGCAACACCTATTGGCGCCAGCCGCCAGCGGCACCACCACTGTTCTAA
- a CDS encoding VOC family protein gives MRIHLASIFVTDQAKALEFYTTKLGFEKKTEVPMGEVSWLTVVSPEARDGVELVLEPAGHPAVGPFRDALVADGIPFTAFAVADVHAEFERLTGLGVVFTQPPTAMGPVTTAVFDDTCGNLIQIQAMNEAPEA, from the coding sequence ATGAGAATCCACCTTGCCAGCATCTTCGTCACTGACCAGGCCAAGGCGCTGGAGTTCTACACCACGAAGCTGGGATTCGAGAAGAAGACCGAGGTACCGATGGGTGAGGTCTCCTGGCTCACGGTCGTCTCACCCGAGGCCCGCGACGGGGTCGAATTGGTGCTCGAGCCTGCGGGCCACCCGGCCGTCGGCCCATTCCGCGACGCGCTGGTGGCCGACGGAATCCCGTTCACCGCCTTTGCCGTGGCCGACGTGCATGCCGAATTTGAGCGGCTCACCGGGCTCGGCGTCGTCTTTACTCAGCCGCCGACCGCCATGGGGCCGGTGACCACCGCCGTGTTCGACGACACCTGCGGAAACCTGATCCAGATCCAGGCCATGAACGAGGCGCCGGAGGCATGA